The Faecalibacterium prausnitzii genome includes a window with the following:
- a CDS encoding glutamine synthetase III: MAANVMEIYGSKVFNEHVMKERLPSATYKSLERTLHKGAPLDIEVANVVASVMKRWAMELGATHYTHWFQPLTGITSEKHDGFVSPVGDGTAIMEFSGKELVRGEPDASSFPSGGLRATCEARGYTAWDPTSYAFVKDDVLCIPTAFVSYTGEALDKKTPLLRSMNALSNQAVRILKLFGKDVDYVSTTVGPEQEYFLVKKEDYEARQDLILTGRTLFGAPSAKGQELEEHYFGVIRPEVSAFMKELDVELWKLGVPAKTKHNEVAPCQHELAPIFDTTNVAIDHNLLTMELMKKIAPKYGLVCLQHEKPFEGVNGSGKHNNWSMSTTHENLLDPGDTPMENLQFLVFLAAVIKAVDEYADLLRTSVATPGNDHRLGANEAPPAIISIFVGEELEAVIDAIASDSPYAGPTKMKMDLGVDVLPKFSKDTTDRNRTSPFAFTGNKFEFRMPGSAENLSDCNTILNTAVAKELKGYADELEGAEDFTSAAIALVKRTIRDHRRVIFNGNGYTAEWEEEAARRGLPNKKNTPAALPALVDPKNIQLMEDFGVLTKVEMESRYEVEMEHYAKIINIEALTMLEMARKQLLPAVNSYMSEVANTAATKLAVSEALSVRSETKTLTKLSADADAMSDAIDVLQDVVDAAEALTSESEKAVAFHDNVIPAMDALRAAADDAETICGEDYWPLPSYSKMLYYV, translated from the coding sequence ATGGCAGCAAATGTTATGGAAATCTACGGCAGCAAGGTCTTCAACGAACATGTGATGAAGGAGCGCCTGCCGAGCGCGACTTACAAGAGCCTGGAACGCACCCTGCACAAGGGTGCTCCGCTGGACATCGAGGTGGCCAACGTTGTGGCCAGCGTGATGAAGCGCTGGGCCATGGAGCTGGGCGCTACCCACTACACCCACTGGTTCCAGCCGCTGACCGGCATCACCAGCGAGAAGCACGATGGCTTCGTCTCCCCCGTGGGCGACGGCACCGCCATCATGGAGTTCTCCGGCAAGGAGCTGGTGCGCGGCGAACCCGATGCTTCCTCCTTCCCCTCCGGCGGCCTGCGCGCTACCTGCGAGGCCCGCGGCTACACCGCATGGGACCCCACCAGCTACGCCTTCGTCAAGGATGATGTGCTCTGCATCCCCACTGCCTTCGTCAGCTACACCGGCGAGGCGCTGGATAAAAAGACTCCTCTGCTGCGTTCCATGAACGCGCTGTCCAATCAGGCCGTCCGTATCCTGAAGCTGTTCGGCAAGGATGTGGACTACGTGTCCACCACGGTCGGCCCGGAGCAGGAGTACTTCCTCGTCAAGAAGGAAGACTACGAGGCACGTCAGGACCTGATCCTGACCGGCCGCACCCTGTTCGGTGCTCCCTCTGCCAAGGGCCAGGAGCTCGAAGAGCATTACTTCGGCGTCATCCGCCCCGAAGTCTCCGCTTTCATGAAGGAACTGGACGTCGAGCTGTGGAAGCTGGGCGTCCCCGCCAAGACCAAGCACAACGAAGTGGCCCCCTGCCAGCATGAGCTGGCCCCCATCTTCGACACCACCAACGTTGCCATCGACCACAACCTGCTGACCATGGAGCTGATGAAGAAGATCGCACCCAAGTACGGTCTGGTCTGCCTGCAGCACGAGAAGCCTTTTGAGGGCGTGAACGGCAGCGGCAAGCACAACAACTGGTCTATGAGCACCACCCACGAGAACCTGCTGGACCCCGGCGACACTCCCATGGAGAACCTGCAGTTCCTGGTCTTCCTGGCAGCTGTCATCAAGGCAGTCGATGAGTACGCAGACCTGCTGCGCACCTCCGTCGCCACCCCCGGCAACGATCACCGTCTGGGTGCCAACGAGGCACCTCCGGCCATCATCTCCATCTTCGTGGGCGAGGAGCTGGAAGCCGTCATCGACGCCATCGCATCCGATTCTCCCTACGCCGGCCCCACCAAGATGAAGATGGATCTGGGTGTGGATGTCCTGCCCAAGTTCAGCAAGGACACCACCGACCGCAACCGCACTTCTCCCTTCGCCTTCACCGGCAACAAGTTCGAGTTCCGTATGCCCGGTTCTGCCGAGAACCTGAGCGACTGCAACACCATCCTGAACACCGCCGTCGCCAAGGAGCTGAAGGGCTACGCTGACGAACTGGAGGGTGCTGAGGACTTCACCTCTGCCGCCATCGCTCTGGTCAAGCGGACCATCCGCGACCACCGCCGCGTCATCTTCAACGGCAACGGCTACACCGCCGAGTGGGAAGAAGAAGCTGCCCGCCGCGGCCTGCCCAACAAGAAGAACACCCCGGCTGCTCTGCCCGCCCTCGTTGACCCGAAGAACATCCAGCTGATGGAGGACTTCGGCGTCCTGACCAAGGTGGAGATGGAGAGCCGTTACGAAGTCGAGATGGAGCACTACGCCAAGATCATCAACATCGAGGCGCTGACCATGCTCGAAATGGCCCGCAAGCAGCTGCTGCCGGCCGTCAACTCCTACATGAGCGAGGTCGCCAACACCGCTGCCACCAAGCTGGCCGTCAGCGAGGCGCTCAGCGTCCGCAGCGAGACCAAGACCCTGACCAAGCTGAGCGCCGATGCCGACGCTATGAGCGACGCCATCGACGTGCTGCAGGATGTGGTGGACGCTGCCGAGGCTCTGACCAGCGAGAGCGAGAAGGCTGTGGCCTTCCACGACAACGTGATCCCGGCAATGGACGCTCTGCGTGCCGCAGCTGACGATGCCGAGACCATCTGCGGCGAGGACTACTGGCCGCTGCCCAGCTACAGCAAGATGCTCTACTACGTCTGA
- a CDS encoding glutamine synthetase family protein → MSYTTQQDILDFVEDNNVKFVRFAFCDIFGTQKNIAVLAGDLPKALEDGVCFDGSSIAGFMKVEESDLVLRPDLSTVTILPWRPTEGRVMQFFCDVERPDGDPFGGNCRGFLRQMSRRFRKLGLTCNVGAECEFYLFENDDHGRPTRVPIDFGGYFDVAPLDAGENLRRDICLTMEQMGMSPQHSHHESGNGQNEIDCHYAGPLKTADNVMMFKQIVRAVAMRSGIHASFLPKPLADQAGSGLHINLSLYMDGRNLFEGDIAPDSIAGSFMAGVLAHSRALTVFTNPLPNSYLRFGSDEAPKYVSWSRQNRSQLVRIPQVQGDNCRMELRSPDPACNPYLAIGLILAAGLDGIERRLELQAPINKNLFDPAVAAGLGLEKLPSTLEEAVQAAQESEFLRAVLPEELSHRYYEEELKRCAALKNAADPAEYERIHYFNAI, encoded by the coding sequence ATGAGCTATACGACCCAACAGGATATCCTGGATTTTGTGGAGGACAACAACGTCAAATTCGTGCGGTTCGCCTTCTGCGACATCTTCGGCACACAGAAGAACATCGCCGTGCTGGCCGGGGACCTGCCCAAGGCGCTGGAGGACGGCGTCTGCTTCGACGGCAGCTCCATTGCCGGGTTCATGAAGGTGGAAGAGAGCGACCTGGTGCTCCGGCCCGACCTCTCCACCGTGACCATCCTGCCCTGGCGCCCCACCGAAGGCCGGGTGATGCAGTTCTTCTGCGACGTGGAACGGCCGGACGGCGACCCCTTTGGCGGCAACTGCCGGGGGTTCCTGCGCCAGATGAGCCGCCGCTTCCGCAAGCTGGGGCTGACCTGCAACGTGGGGGCCGAGTGCGAGTTCTATCTGTTCGAGAACGATGACCATGGCCGCCCCACCCGCGTCCCCATCGACTTCGGCGGTTACTTCGACGTGGCCCCGCTGGACGCAGGCGAGAACCTGCGCCGCGACATCTGCCTGACCATGGAGCAGATGGGCATGAGCCCCCAGCACAGCCACCACGAGAGCGGCAACGGCCAGAACGAGATCGACTGCCACTATGCAGGCCCACTCAAGACCGCCGACAACGTGATGATGTTCAAGCAGATCGTGCGGGCCGTGGCCATGCGCAGCGGCATCCATGCCAGCTTCCTTCCCAAACCTCTGGCCGACCAGGCCGGCAGCGGGCTGCACATCAACCTTTCGCTCTACATGGACGGACGGAACCTGTTTGAGGGCGACATCGCGCCCGACAGCATCGCGGGCAGCTTTATGGCGGGTGTGCTGGCACACAGCCGCGCGCTGACCGTCTTCACCAATCCCCTGCCCAACAGCTACCTCCGCTTTGGCAGCGACGAGGCCCCCAAATACGTGAGCTGGAGCCGCCAGAACCGCAGCCAGCTCGTGCGCATCCCGCAGGTGCAGGGCGACAACTGCCGCATGGAGCTGCGCAGCCCGGACCCCGCCTGCAACCCGTATCTGGCCATCGGCCTCATCCTGGCCGCCGGTCTGGACGGCATCGAACGCCGGTTGGAGCTGCAGGCCCCCATCAACAAGAATCTGTTCGACCCCGCCGTGGCCGCCGGCCTTGGGCTGGAAAAGCTGCCTTCCACGCTGGAAGAGGCCGTGCAGGCCGCGCAGGAGAGCGAATTCCTGCGCGCCGTGCTGCCGGAGGAGCTCTCTCACCGCTACTACGAGGAGGAACTGAAGCGCTGCGCTGCCCTGAAGAATGCCGCCGACCCGGCAGAGTACGAGCGCATCCACTACTTCAACGCCATCTGA
- a CDS encoding class I SAM-dependent rRNA methyltransferase has translation MKSTRNYPIYKVNKHAEGLLVGGHPWVYENDILEAPETTPENGTLADVVSPKGAYLGTGFLSLQSKIRVRLISRNANDTFDADFWRRRVEYAWNYRKTVLEPDDLSACRVIFGEADQFPGLTVDRFQNILVTQTLSVGMEKLKPLLFPLLAEVLRANGQTIDGIYERNDEALRAKEGLAQNKGWFELPGETHPASTQTEICENGVFYHVDFENGQKTGFFLDQKYNRRAVARIAAGHTVLDCFTHTGSFALNAARGGAARVTAADISADAIAMAQRNAERNGLDNMDFLCEDTFALLPRLEKEGHPYDFIILDPPAFTKARRTVENAMRGYKEINYRAMKLLPRGGYLATASCSHFATEELFIKMLKAAAKDAHRQLRQIEVRQQAPDHPILWGVPETNYLKFFLFQVI, from the coding sequence ATGAAATCGACCCGCAACTATCCCATCTACAAAGTCAACAAACACGCTGAGGGGCTGCTGGTGGGCGGCCACCCGTGGGTATACGAGAACGACATCCTCGAAGCACCGGAGACCACGCCGGAGAACGGCACGCTGGCCGATGTGGTAAGCCCCAAGGGGGCCTACCTCGGCACCGGCTTTCTCTCGCTCCAGAGCAAGATCCGGGTGCGGCTCATCTCCCGCAACGCCAACGATACCTTCGACGCTGACTTCTGGCGCCGCCGGGTGGAGTATGCCTGGAACTACCGCAAGACCGTTCTGGAACCGGACGACCTCTCGGCCTGCCGGGTCATCTTCGGCGAGGCCGACCAGTTCCCCGGCCTGACGGTGGACCGGTTCCAGAATATCCTCGTCACCCAGACCCTCAGCGTCGGCATGGAAAAGCTCAAACCCCTCCTCTTCCCCCTTCTGGCAGAAGTGCTTCGGGCCAACGGCCAGACCATCGACGGCATCTACGAGCGGAACGATGAGGCTCTGCGCGCCAAGGAAGGGCTGGCGCAGAACAAGGGCTGGTTCGAGCTGCCCGGCGAGACCCACCCCGCTTCCACCCAGACCGAGATCTGCGAAAACGGCGTTTTTTACCACGTTGATTTCGAGAACGGCCAGAAGACCGGCTTCTTCCTCGACCAGAAATACAACCGCCGTGCCGTGGCCCGCATCGCCGCCGGGCACACGGTGCTGGACTGCTTCACCCACACCGGCAGCTTTGCGCTGAACGCGGCCAGGGGCGGGGCCGCCCGCGTCACCGCCGCCGACATCAGCGCCGATGCCATCGCCATGGCCCAGCGGAACGCCGAACGCAACGGCCTCGACAACATGGACTTCCTCTGCGAGGACACCTTCGCGCTGCTGCCCCGGCTGGAAAAGGAGGGCCACCCCTACGACTTCATCATTCTCGACCCGCCCGCCTTCACCAAGGCGCGCCGCACCGTCGAGAACGCCATGCGCGGCTACAAGGAGATCAACTACCGCGCCATGAAGCTGCTGCCCCGCGGCGGCTATCTGGCCACGGCCAGCTGCTCACATTTTGCCACCGAGGAGCTGTTCATCAAAATGCTCAAGGCGGCAGCAAAAGACGCCCACCGCCAGCTGCGGCAGATCGAAGTCCGCCAGCAGGCCCCCGACCACCCCATCCTCTGGGGCGTCCCGGAAACGAACTACCTGAAGTTTTTCCTGTTCCAGGTCATCTAA
- a CDS encoding TrmH family RNA methyltransferase, producing the protein MPNIVEITDFHAPELDPYARLTQNQLRCRLEPEKGIFIAESPKVISRALDAGYEPVSLLMERRQITGPAAEILTRCGDAPVYTADRELLAGLTGFELTRGVLCAFRRPAPRSAEELCKAARRVAVLEGIVDSTNVGAIFRSAAALNMDAVLINPSCCDPLCRRAVRVSMGTVFQVPWAQLGETTADWPGQGLARLRAMGFKTAAMALSDRSVPIDDEALAAEPKLAIVLGTEGDGLAHATIAACDYTVKIPMSHGVDSLNVAAASAVAFWQLGR; encoded by the coding sequence ATGCCGAACATCGTCGAGATCACCGATTTCCATGCGCCGGAGCTGGACCCCTACGCCCGCCTGACGCAGAACCAGCTGCGCTGCCGGCTGGAACCCGAAAAAGGCATCTTTATCGCCGAGAGCCCCAAGGTGATCTCCCGTGCGCTGGACGCCGGGTATGAGCCGGTCTCGCTGCTGATGGAGCGCAGACAGATCACCGGCCCGGCGGCGGAGATCCTGACCCGCTGCGGCGATGCCCCGGTCTACACGGCGGACCGGGAGCTGCTGGCCGGGCTCACCGGGTTTGAGCTGACGCGGGGCGTGCTCTGCGCCTTCCGCCGCCCGGCCCCCCGCAGCGCCGAGGAGCTGTGCAAAGCGGCCCGCCGCGTCGCGGTGCTGGAAGGCATCGTGGACTCCACCAACGTGGGCGCCATCTTCCGCAGTGCGGCAGCGCTGAACATGGACGCCGTCCTTATCAACCCCTCCTGCTGCGACCCGCTGTGCCGCCGCGCGGTGCGGGTGAGCATGGGCACGGTGTTTCAGGTGCCCTGGGCCCAGCTGGGCGAGACGACCGCCGACTGGCCCGGACAGGGGCTGGCCCGCCTCCGAGCCATGGGCTTCAAAACGGCAGCCATGGCTCTGAGCGACCGCTCGGTCCCCATCGACGACGAAGCGCTGGCCGCAGAGCCGAAACTTGCCATCGTGCTGGGCACCGAGGGCGACGGTCTGGCCCATGCCACCATCGCCGCCTGCGATTACACGGTCAAGATCCCCATGTCCCACGGCGTCGATTCGCTCAATGTCGCCGCCGCCAGCGCCGTCGCATTCTGGCAGCTGGGTCGATAA
- a CDS encoding YoaK family protein — MSEAFCTAMFLSVSGGLQDVYTYLYRGKVFANAQTGNIVLCSVKLVEGDWSAVLHYLVPLCFFALGVFTAELLRQKFQQMQRLHWRQLVVLCEIVMLFVVGFFPQEWNLVANALVSFACAMQVQAFRKVNGYAFASTMCIGNLRSGMDSLCSWLVAGNRAARSKAFHYFAIILLFALGAGLGSVALGFCGAKAIWFSCLLLAVSFCLMFLKEDIEELEEDIEKREAKH, encoded by the coding sequence ATGTCCGAAGCATTCTGCACCGCCATGTTCCTGTCGGTCTCCGGCGGCCTGCAGGATGTTTATACCTATTTGTATCGCGGCAAGGTGTTTGCCAATGCACAGACCGGCAACATCGTGCTGTGCAGCGTGAAGCTGGTCGAGGGCGACTGGAGTGCGGTGCTGCACTATCTGGTGCCGCTGTGCTTCTTTGCGCTGGGCGTGTTCACGGCGGAACTGCTGCGCCAGAAATTCCAGCAGATGCAGCGGCTCCACTGGCGGCAGCTGGTGGTGCTGTGTGAGATCGTGATGCTGTTCGTGGTCGGCTTCTTCCCGCAGGAGTGGAATCTGGTGGCCAACGCGCTGGTCTCGTTTGCCTGCGCGATGCAGGTGCAGGCCTTCCGCAAGGTGAACGGCTACGCCTTTGCCAGCACCATGTGCATCGGCAACCTGCGCAGCGGCATGGATTCGCTGTGCAGCTGGCTCGTGGCGGGCAACCGCGCCGCCCGGAGCAAAGCCTTCCACTATTTCGCCATCATCCTCCTGTTCGCGCTGGGCGCAGGCCTGGGCAGCGTGGCGCTGGGGTTCTGCGGCGCAAAGGCGATCTGGTTCTCCTGCCTGCTGCTGGCCGTGAGCTTCTGCCTGATGTTCCTCAAGGAAGACATCGAGGAGCTGGAAGAGGACATTGAAAAGCGCGAGGCTAAGCACTGA
- a CDS encoding CYTH domain-containing protein, translating into MEIERKWMVNGWPEGAGFPEMPLQEEFAMRQGYISVRPTVRIREEARTGGSTAYILCFKSGGGLAREEIERPIDKALFDDLETKIIGRPLIPKLRRSYLLPDGLVLEVNHVDEGQPTEFWYAEVEYDSVEQARGWDPASCGLADYLNDDVTDQPGQSMGEYWVQTRL; encoded by the coding sequence ATGGAGATCGAACGCAAATGGATGGTGAACGGCTGGCCGGAGGGAGCGGGTTTCCCGGAGATGCCGCTGCAGGAGGAATTCGCGATGCGGCAGGGGTATATCAGCGTCCGTCCAACGGTCCGCATCCGGGAGGAGGCCCGGACGGGCGGCAGCACCGCCTATATTCTCTGTTTCAAATCCGGCGGCGGGCTGGCGCGGGAGGAAATCGAACGCCCCATCGACAAAGCGTTGTTTGACGATTTAGAGACGAAGATCATCGGCAGGCCGCTCATCCCGAAACTTCGCCGCAGCTATCTGCTGCCGGACGGGCTGGTGCTGGAAGTGAACCATGTGGACGAAGGCCAGCCCACCGAGTTCTGGTACGCCGAGGTGGAGTACGATTCGGTCGAACAGGCGCGCGGATGGGACCCGGCGTCCTGCGGTCTGGCGGACTACCTGAACGACGATGTCACCGACCAGCCCGGCCAGAGCATGGGCGAATACTGGGTGCAGACCCGCCTGTGA
- a CDS encoding CTP synthase translates to MAKFIFVTGGVVSGLGKGITAASLGRLLKCRGLKVASQKLDPYVNVDPGTMSPLQHGEVFVTDDGTETDLDLGHYERFIDENLNKYSNLTTGKVYWNVLNKERQGAYLGQTVQIIPHITNEIKSYIYNLASSTEADVVITEIGGTTGDIESQPFLEAIRQVGLEQGRDNCCYIHVVLVPYISGSDEYKSKPAQHSVKELQGMGINPDIIILRADGSVGGDIRRKISTFCNVQPECVIENLTMPSLYQCPLMLHTNGLDDVVVKKLKLDVPPADLTEWKQVVSRIATRSKTCTIALVGKYVKLHDAYLSVMESLYHAGFENDSQVEIRWVESEDLTDQAACKEAFTDVDGIIVPGGFGDRGIEGMIQAAQYARENHVPYFGICLGMQIMVMEFARNVLGYADANSSEFTPDGQHNVIALMADQQGNIPKGGTMRLGKYPCTVKPGTKMAECYGEPEIWERHRHRYEFNNDFRSEMEEKGLVISGTSPDGRLVETVELPGRAFHLGAQFHPEFKSRPNRAHPLFKGFIAAALQFRAAAQRSMLNV, encoded by the coding sequence ATGGCAAAATTCATCTTCGTCACCGGCGGCGTCGTCTCCGGTCTGGGCAAAGGCATCACGGCCGCTTCGCTGGGCCGTCTGCTCAAGTGCCGCGGCCTGAAGGTCGCCAGCCAGAAGCTCGACCCCTATGTGAACGTGGACCCCGGCACCATGAGCCCGCTGCAGCACGGCGAGGTCTTCGTGACCGACGACGGCACCGAGACGGACCTCGACTTGGGCCACTACGAGCGCTTCATCGACGAGAACCTGAACAAATACTCCAATCTGACCACCGGCAAGGTCTACTGGAACGTGCTGAACAAGGAGCGCCAGGGCGCATACCTGGGCCAGACCGTCCAGATCATCCCCCACATCACCAACGAGATCAAGAGCTACATCTACAACCTGGCCTCCTCCACCGAGGCCGATGTGGTCATCACCGAGATCGGCGGCACCACCGGCGACATCGAGAGCCAGCCCTTCCTGGAGGCCATCCGTCAGGTGGGCCTGGAGCAGGGCCGCGACAACTGCTGCTACATCCACGTCGTGCTGGTGCCCTACATTTCCGGCTCGGACGAGTACAAATCGAAGCCTGCACAGCACTCCGTCAAGGAGCTGCAGGGCATGGGCATCAACCCCGACATCATCATCCTGCGTGCCGACGGCAGCGTGGGCGGCGACATCCGCCGCAAGATCAGCACCTTCTGCAACGTGCAGCCGGAGTGCGTCATCGAGAACCTGACCATGCCCAGCCTCTACCAGTGCCCGCTGATGCTCCACACCAACGGTCTGGACGATGTGGTGGTCAAAAAGCTGAAGCTGGACGTCCCCCCTGCCGACCTGACCGAGTGGAAGCAGGTGGTCTCCCGCATCGCCACCCGCAGCAAGACCTGCACCATCGCACTGGTGGGCAAGTATGTCAAGCTGCACGATGCCTACCTCTCCGTCATGGAGAGCCTCTACCACGCCGGTTTTGAGAACGACAGCCAGGTGGAGATCCGCTGGGTCGAAAGCGAAGACCTGACCGACCAGGCCGCCTGCAAGGAAGCCTTTACCGATGTGGACGGCATCATCGTGCCCGGCGGCTTCGGTGACCGCGGCATCGAGGGAATGATCCAGGCCGCACAGTACGCTCGCGAGAACCATGTGCCCTACTTCGGCATCTGCCTGGGCATGCAGATCATGGTCATGGAGTTTGCCCGCAATGTGCTGGGCTACGCCGATGCGAACTCCAGCGAGTTCACCCCGGACGGCCAGCACAATGTCATCGCGCTGATGGCCGACCAGCAGGGCAACATCCCCAAGGGCGGCACCATGCGCCTGGGCAAATACCCCTGCACCGTCAAGCCCGGCACCAAGATGGCCGAGTGCTACGGCGAACCGGAGATCTGGGAGCGCCACCGCCACCGCTACGAGTTCAACAACGACTTCCGCAGCGAGATGGAGGAAAAGGGTCTGGTCATTTCCGGCACCAGCCCCGACGGCCGTCTGGTCGAGACCGTGGAGCTGCCGGGCCGCGCCTTCCATCTGGGTGCCCAGTTCCACCCGGAGTTCAAGAGCCGCCCCAACCGTGCGCATCCCCTGTTCAAGGGCTTCATCGCAGCG
- a CDS encoding DUF1846 domain-containing protein — MKKGFDNDKYLQMQSEHIRERIAQFDNKLYLEFGGKLFDDYHASRVLPGFQPDSKLQMLLQLKDQAEIVIVISAEDIVSSKVRGDYGITYDLDVLRLIDAFQERGLFVGSVCVTMYTAAPEVEAFEKRLNDLGIRTFRHYKIPGYPNDVARIVSDEGYGRNEYIETERPLVVITAPGPGSGKMATCLSQLYHEHKRGVKAGYAKFETFPIWNIPLKHPVNLAYEAATADLNDVNMIDPFHLEAYGKTAVNYNRDIEIFPVVNAMFELIAGQSPYHSPTDMGVNMAGNCIVDDAACCEASCNEIVRRYFKSLCALKNGAQVQSEVYKLELLMNQAGLTLGSRPVEQAAHAVSEKTGGAPAAAIELPDGTVITGKTGPLLGAASSALLNALKKLAGIDQEMDLVSAAAIEPIQTLKTNYLGSKNPRLHTDEILIALSSSAATNPTAAMALHQLSKLKGCDMHSTVILSSVDDDTVKKLGIYLTCEPAYEEEGRKYHKK, encoded by the coding sequence ATGAAAAAAGGATTTGACAACGACAAATACCTGCAGATGCAGTCCGAGCACATCCGCGAGCGGATCGCACAGTTCGACAACAAGCTGTATCTGGAATTCGGCGGCAAGCTGTTCGATGACTACCACGCCTCCCGTGTGCTGCCCGGTTTCCAGCCGGACTCCAAGCTGCAGATGCTGCTGCAGCTGAAGGACCAGGCCGAGATCGTCATCGTCATCAGCGCCGAAGATATCGTGAGCAGCAAGGTGCGCGGCGACTACGGCATCACCTACGACCTGGACGTGCTGCGCCTCATCGACGCCTTCCAGGAGCGGGGGCTGTTCGTGGGCAGCGTCTGCGTGACCATGTACACGGCCGCACCCGAAGTGGAAGCCTTTGAAAAGCGGCTGAACGATCTGGGCATCCGGACCTTCCGTCATTATAAGATCCCCGGCTACCCCAACGACGTGGCCCGCATCGTGAGCGACGAGGGCTATGGCCGCAACGAGTACATCGAGACCGAGCGCCCGCTGGTGGTCATCACGGCCCCCGGCCCCGGCAGCGGCAAGATGGCCACCTGCCTGTCCCAGCTGTACCACGAGCACAAGCGGGGCGTCAAGGCCGGTTATGCCAAGTTTGAGACCTTCCCCATCTGGAACATCCCGCTCAAGCACCCGGTGAACCTGGCCTACGAGGCCGCTACCGCCGACCTGAACGATGTGAACATGATCGACCCGTTCCATCTGGAAGCCTACGGCAAGACTGCCGTCAACTACAACCGCGACATTGAGATCTTCCCGGTGGTCAACGCGATGTTCGAGCTGATCGCAGGCCAGAGCCCCTACCACTCCCCCACCGACATGGGCGTGAACATGGCGGGCAACTGCATCGTGGACGATGCCGCCTGCTGCGAGGCCTCCTGCAACGAGATCGTCCGCCGGTACTTCAAGTCTCTGTGTGCGCTCAAAAACGGTGCACAGGTCCAGAGCGAGGTCTACAAGCTGGAACTTCTGATGAACCAGGCAGGCCTTACGCTGGGCAGCCGCCCCGTGGAGCAGGCCGCTCACGCCGTCTCGGAGAAGACCGGCGGGGCACCAGCCGCCGCCATCGAGCTGCCGGACGGCACCGTCATCACCGGCAAGACCGGCCCGCTGCTGGGTGCAGCTTCTTCGGCGCTGCTCAACGCGCTGAAGAAGCTGGCCGGCATCGACCAGGAAATGGATCTTGTCTCTGCGGCTGCCATCGAGCCGATCCAGACCCTCAAGACCAATTATCTGGGCAGCAAGAACCCCCGCCTGCACACCGATGAGATCCTCATCGCGCTGTCAAGCTCCGCTGCCACCAACCCCACCGCTGCAATGGCCCTGCACCAGCTCTCCAAGCTGAAGGGCTGCGACATGCACTCCACGGTCATCCTGTCCAGCGTGGACGACGACACCGTGAAGAAGCTGGGCATCTACCTGACCTGCGAACCCGCCTACGAGGAAGAGGGCCGCAAGTACCACAAGAAATAA
- a CDS encoding ANTAR domain-containing response regulator, whose product MGRALIVSAGASSNEYISARLAELGYPRPLIVPSGAEARRRMLESDFELIVVNAPLPDEFGHELCAAAVEKTDAGVVLLAKAAAAEQLLGSMSDEGVLLLSKPFSNTLFLQAIHMAAASNHRLLRLRQENARMQEKIAQVRLVSRAKCCLIEREGMTEADAHRLIEKRAMDTRRDRAEIAQEILDSYED is encoded by the coding sequence ATGGGACGTGCTCTGATCGTCAGCGCCGGAGCCAGCTCAAACGAGTATATCTCGGCACGGCTGGCGGAGCTGGGATACCCCCGGCCTCTGATCGTGCCAAGCGGAGCCGAGGCCCGGCGCAGGATGTTAGAATCGGATTTTGAGCTCATCGTGGTCAACGCGCCGCTGCCCGATGAGTTTGGCCATGAGCTGTGCGCTGCCGCCGTGGAAAAGACCGACGCGGGCGTGGTGCTTCTGGCCAAGGCCGCTGCGGCCGAGCAGCTGCTGGGTTCCATGAGCGACGAGGGCGTGCTGCTTTTGAGCAAGCCGTTCTCGAACACGCTGTTTTTGCAGGCCATCCACATGGCAGCAGCCAGCAACCACCGCCTGCTGCGCCTGCGGCAGGAAAACGCCAGGATGCAGGAAAAGATCGCGCAGGTGCGTCTGGTCAGCCGCGCCAAATGCTGCCTCATCGAGCGGGAAGGCATGACCGAGGCCGACGCCCACCGCCTGATCGAAAAGCGGGCCATGGACACCCGGCGCGACCGTGCCGAGATCGCACAAGAAATCCTTGATTCTTACGAGGATTAG